The proteins below are encoded in one region of Aggregicoccus sp. 17bor-14:
- a CDS encoding TolC family protein yields the protein MWLRPFLPLLLALLGAPTLRAEPATATGTQAEPLPASEPRAAEPLALEAALLEAAAHAPALAEARARQAAAHSEVGAAGALAPSTASVGAGFNDPRWSVGLAQRFSAFGARSARVAAAEAGARGAEAEARAGAAGVRAEARRAYFALVRAEAQLSAAERALQLARSGEEAAQARFDTGAAPELDLIQARLTRANAEAERETQEGERSARSAELAGLLGRDPARPLQPVGSAPPPPLPALAAVLARAATAPQALAGQAQVEVADAQLRAAQRERWPAPTVGVSVEAEGPPGEQRRYLRGGLELELPLLGLNGAEVRRAEATLRLAQAQAEADARRRRPAVVAAHLRLEAALRALAHYPKEILPAAERVEQMALEAYRAGQAPLSALNDARRASAETRDRAAEAAWAAQAAFADLELAAGVPLDAP from the coding sequence GTGTGGCTCCGGCCGTTCCTCCCGCTGCTGCTGGCGCTGCTCGGCGCACCGACGCTCCGCGCCGAGCCGGCCACCGCGACCGGGACGCAGGCCGAGCCACTCCCAGCGAGCGAGCCGCGGGCAGCCGAGCCGCTCGCGCTGGAGGCCGCGCTGCTGGAGGCCGCGGCGCACGCGCCCGCGCTGGCCGAGGCCCGGGCGCGCCAGGCCGCCGCGCACAGCGAGGTGGGGGCCGCGGGCGCGCTCGCACCCAGCACGGCCTCGGTGGGCGCGGGCTTCAACGACCCGCGCTGGAGCGTGGGCCTCGCACAGCGCTTCTCCGCCTTCGGGGCGCGCAGCGCGCGCGTGGCCGCGGCGGAGGCGGGCGCGCGCGGCGCGGAGGCCGAGGCGCGCGCGGGCGCAGCGGGCGTGCGGGCCGAGGCGCGCCGCGCCTACTTCGCCCTGGTGCGCGCCGAGGCGCAGCTCTCGGCCGCCGAGCGCGCGCTGCAGCTCGCGCGCTCCGGCGAGGAGGCGGCGCAGGCGCGCTTCGACACGGGGGCCGCACCGGAGCTGGACCTCATCCAGGCGCGGCTCACCCGCGCCAACGCCGAGGCCGAGCGCGAGACGCAGGAGGGCGAGCGCAGCGCGCGCTCGGCGGAGCTCGCGGGGCTGCTGGGCCGGGACCCCGCGCGGCCGCTGCAGCCCGTGGGCAGCGCGCCTCCCCCGCCCCTGCCCGCGCTGGCGGCGGTGCTCGCGCGCGCGGCCACCGCGCCCCAGGCGCTCGCGGGTCAGGCCCAGGTGGAGGTGGCGGACGCGCAGCTGCGGGCGGCGCAGCGCGAGCGCTGGCCCGCGCCCACCGTCGGCGTCTCGGTGGAGGCCGAGGGTCCCCCGGGTGAGCAGCGGCGCTACCTGCGCGGAGGGCTCGAGCTGGAGCTGCCCCTGCTCGGCCTCAACGGCGCGGAGGTGCGGCGCGCCGAGGCCACGCTGCGGCTCGCGCAGGCACAGGCGGAAGCGGACGCGCGCAGGCGCCGCCCCGCGGTGGTGGCCGCGCACCTGCGCCTGGAGGCTGCGCTGCGCGCGCTCGCGCACTACCCGAAGGAGATCCTTCCCGCCGCCGAGCGCGTGGAGCAGATGGCGCTCGAGGCCTACCGCGCGGGCCAGGCCCCGCTCAGCGCCCTCAACGACGCGCGCCGCGCGAGCGCCGAGACGCGCGACCGGGCGGCCGAGGCGGCCTGGGCCGCGCAGGCCGCCTTCGCCGACCTGGAGCTCGCCGCCGGAGTCCCGCTCGATGCCCCCTGA
- a CDS encoding response regulator transcription factor: MSLLVVEDELRVRAFIARGLGEEGFLVRECADGAEADALLRAERFELVLLDWMLPGLPGLELLKAMRARQDVTPVVMLTARDAVADRVAALNAGADDYLVKPFAFEELLARVRAVTRRASQRVTTRLSYADLVLDPVSRKVLRAGVELSLTAREFSLLQFLLEHAGEVVSRTRIVQAVWEHDFETFSNVVEVYIRYLRAKVDEPFGARLIHTVRGVGYVLRSAP, encoded by the coding sequence ATGTCCCTGCTCGTCGTCGAGGATGAGCTTCGCGTGCGCGCCTTCATCGCGCGCGGCCTGGGCGAGGAGGGCTTCCTCGTGCGCGAGTGCGCGGATGGCGCCGAGGCGGACGCGCTGCTGCGCGCCGAGCGCTTCGAGCTGGTGCTGCTGGACTGGATGCTGCCGGGGCTGCCGGGCCTGGAGCTGCTCAAGGCGATGCGCGCACGCCAGGACGTGACGCCGGTGGTGATGCTCACCGCGCGCGACGCGGTGGCGGACCGCGTGGCGGCGCTCAACGCGGGGGCGGACGACTACCTGGTGAAGCCCTTCGCCTTCGAGGAGCTGCTCGCGCGCGTGCGCGCCGTCACCCGGCGCGCCTCGCAGCGCGTCACCACGCGGCTCAGCTACGCGGACCTGGTGCTGGACCCGGTGAGCCGCAAGGTGCTGCGCGCCGGCGTGGAGCTGAGTCTCACCGCGCGCGAGTTCTCGCTGCTGCAGTTCCTGCTCGAGCACGCCGGCGAGGTGGTGAGCCGCACGCGCATCGTGCAGGCCGTGTGGGAGCACGACTTCGAGACCTTCTCCAACGTGGTGGAGGTCTACATCCGCTACCTGCGCGCCAAGGTGGACGAGCCCTTCGGCGCGCGCCTCATCCACACCGTGCGCGGCGTGGGCTACGTGCTGCGGAGCGCGCCTTGA